AGGGTTGCATAAACCGTCTGGCCTTTGAAGCCAGTCGATTTTTTGCGTCCCATAGATTTGATAATCATGCGCGGTTCTCGAAAATTTAGCGGTTAAAGTGTTTACGAATAAGATCCTCCAGATAGCGAAGCTGGTACTTCACTTCCTCTGGATTGACCGAAATGCCCGCATTGGCACTGTGTGCAAGCTGGTTCAAGTTGTTGCCGATGCGTCGTACTTCTATCAGTCCTGAGCGTAACAGCTCGGTTTCCTCACTGTTCAAATGTCGCTTTTCTGCCATCTGGTGCAGGGCGGCATTCTTGAGGTACGCGGTTGGTGTCTGTTTTGCTTGCTCGGATTTTAGGGCTAAGAAATGGTATTCGTCTGCGGTCAAGCGTACTGAAATAACCTTCACACCATTGGCTTTGTCTTGCTCGCGGTACTGTTTTCTTTGTTCTTTAGTGAGGGTCATAACACGGTCTTTGAAAAAGAAGGGAATGGGGGTCTAGGGGTCTCCCCTAGCAAGTTCTGCGTTTCTCCTAAGATTCTCTTAGAGAAATGCAAACTTGCTCAATTTAATGTAGCAGGTTTTGAGCAGTTATCAAGCCGTATTGAAATTCTGGGTGGACGATTTTTGTGGTTGTTGGACACACAAAAATATGCCCCTTTAGCGGGGCATTCTCGGCGTAGCCATCATCTGTGCTTGAAGTTGTTTGAAGTGCTTTGGCTTAAATTGGCGGTCAAGGAACGCATAGCGGAAAATGCCATACCAACGCTGTTCATCAAGTGCATCCACGGAAAGCGTGACCCACCCCTGCATAGCGTGACTCTTGACGTAGGCACGGGCAATACGGCTTTGTGGGTCATACTCGGTGAGATACCAGCTCGTTGCTCCAGACCGATCATCGGCTTTTGCCAGTACCAAAGGATTGAATGACTTGGCCTGAGAGCCAAGTGTATAA
The nucleotide sequence above comes from Gammaproteobacteria bacterium. Encoded proteins:
- the mobC gene encoding plasmid mobilization relaxosome protein MobC, producing MTLTKEQRKQYREQDKANGVKVISVRLTADEYHFLALKSEQAKQTPTAYLKNAALHQMAEKRHLNSEETELLRSGLIEVRRIGNNLNQLAHSANAGISVNPEEVKYQLRYLEDLIRKHFNR